From Citricoccus sp. SGAir0253, a single genomic window includes:
- a CDS encoding NUDIX hydrolase encodes MPEQEYPARTGVAVGHGPVHRPEGAPERRLFELPEDQHAAARSWLVHGERRPRAARRASSVAVVRDGLRGVETLLRYRAGSTPLGAVAFPGGSLETFDEDECAWFGPTPAQWARVLGLDDHRLARRHVAGAIRELFEETGILLAGTDEHSVVENPGGGEWMEARQALDEQQTTLAALLNRRGHGLRTDLLRAVGRWHSPHFAHRRFDTQYFAVAVPHAQDTTLLAGKGLWADWVPAAWVLAGRNGTRLGDAIGRPETVGRRLGQLTVPPVELLLERMAAAGSTVEFLMDLTIRGRVPEYTPELQGAPDGEGDFRLGVSLPGGRWGR; translated from the coding sequence ATGCCCGAGCAGGAGTACCCGGCGCGCACGGGCGTGGCCGTCGGCCACGGGCCGGTGCACCGGCCCGAGGGGGCGCCGGAGCGCCGGCTGTTCGAGTTGCCCGAGGACCAGCACGCCGCCGCGCGCAGCTGGCTGGTCCACGGGGAGCGCCGGCCGCGGGCGGCGCGCCGGGCCTCCTCCGTGGCGGTCGTGCGCGACGGCTTGCGGGGCGTGGAGACCCTGCTGCGCTACCGCGCCGGGTCCACGCCCCTGGGGGCGGTGGCCTTCCCCGGCGGTTCGCTCGAGACCTTCGACGAGGACGAGTGCGCCTGGTTCGGCCCGACGCCGGCCCAGTGGGCCCGGGTGCTCGGGCTTGACGACCACCGGCTGGCCCGCCGCCACGTGGCCGGCGCGATCCGCGAGCTCTTCGAGGAGACGGGGATCCTGCTGGCCGGCACGGACGAGCACTCGGTGGTGGAGAACCCCGGCGGCGGGGAGTGGATGGAGGCCCGGCAGGCCCTCGACGAGCAGCAGACCACGCTCGCGGCCCTGCTGAACCGGCGCGGCCACGGGCTGCGCACCGACCTGCTGCGCGCGGTCGGCCGCTGGCACAGCCCGCACTTCGCCCACCGCCGCTTCGACACCCAGTACTTCGCAGTCGCCGTCCCGCACGCACAGGACACCACGCTGCTGGCCGGCAAGGGGCTGTGGGCCGACTGGGTCCCGGCCGCCTGGGTGCTCGCCGGGCGGAACGGCACGCGGCTGGGGGACGCGATCGGCCGGCCGGAGACGGTCGGGCGCCGCCTGGGCCAGCTCACCGTGCCGCCCGTGGAACTGCTGCTGGAGCGGATGGCCGCGGCCGGGTCCACGGTGGAGTTCCTCATGGACCTGACCATCCGCGGCCGGGTCCCCGAGTACACCCCGGAGCTGCAGGGCGCCCCGGACGGGGAGGGGGACTTCCGGCTCGGGGTGAGCCTGCCGGGCGGCCGCTGGGGCCGCTAG
- a CDS encoding acetate--CoA ligase has protein sequence MTTSASGQPSDTMDHLLEERRTFPPSEDFAAAAVATAERYEQASADRLGYWADQARQVLHWEQDFSEVLDWSDAPFAKWFVGGTTNAAYNALDRHVEAGRGDRVALYFEGEPGDTRTWTYAELAIEVRRAANAFESLGVAKGDRVAVYLPMIPEAVITMLACARIGAVHSVVFGGFSADALRSRIDDAEAKLVVTADGSWRRGKPSMLKPAVDAALSAPGHSVGNVVVVRRNEQDVEWTEGRDLWWHDVVGAASDEHALAWHDAEHPLFILYTSGTTGKPKGILHTTGGYLVQTAVTHRDTFDLHPESDVYWCTADVGWVTGHSYVTYAPLVNGATQVLYEGTPDFPHNGRWWEIVEKYRVSIVYTAPTAIRTMMKWGRAVPDSYDLSSVRVLGSVGEPINPEAWMWYREVIGANAGAGTRNDDGSVTPGARKEHPAPIVDTWWQTETGAHMIAPLPGVTATKPGSAQVPVPGITVDVVDETGASLGNDSAGFLVIRDPWPAMLRGIWGDPQRYRDTYWSRFEDMYFAGDGARKDEDGDIWVTGRVDDVMNVSGHRLSTSEIESALVSHRIVAESAVVGAADATTGQAVVAFVILTEEAGEVDPAEAEQQLRAHVASEIGAIAKPKHILVVPELPKTRSGKIMRRLLKDVAEGRDPGDASTLSDPTIMQQIAESLRK, from the coding sequence ATGACGACGTCCGCCTCCGGCCAGCCGAGCGACACCATGGACCACCTCCTCGAGGAGCGGCGGACCTTCCCGCCCTCCGAGGACTTCGCCGCCGCCGCCGTGGCCACCGCCGAGCGCTACGAGCAGGCCTCCGCCGACCGCCTGGGCTACTGGGCGGACCAGGCACGCCAGGTCCTGCACTGGGAGCAGGACTTCTCGGAGGTCCTGGACTGGTCGGACGCCCCGTTCGCGAAGTGGTTCGTGGGCGGCACCACCAACGCCGCCTACAACGCCCTGGACCGGCACGTGGAGGCCGGCCGCGGCGACCGGGTGGCCCTGTACTTCGAGGGCGAGCCCGGCGACACCCGGACCTGGACCTACGCCGAGCTGGCCATCGAGGTCCGCCGGGCCGCCAACGCCTTCGAGTCCCTCGGCGTGGCCAAGGGCGACCGCGTGGCCGTGTACCTGCCGATGATCCCCGAGGCCGTCATCACCATGCTGGCGTGCGCCCGCATCGGCGCCGTGCACTCCGTGGTGTTCGGCGGCTTCTCCGCCGACGCCCTGCGCTCGCGCATCGACGACGCCGAGGCGAAGCTCGTGGTCACCGCGGACGGCTCCTGGCGCCGCGGCAAGCCCTCCATGCTCAAGCCCGCCGTGGACGCGGCCCTGTCCGCCCCCGGCCACTCCGTGGGCAACGTGGTGGTCGTGCGCCGCAACGAGCAGGACGTCGAGTGGACCGAGGGCCGGGACCTGTGGTGGCACGACGTGGTCGGCGCCGCCTCGGACGAGCACGCCCTCGCCTGGCACGACGCCGAGCACCCGCTGTTCATCCTCTACACCTCCGGCACCACCGGGAAGCCCAAGGGCATCCTGCACACCACCGGCGGCTACCTGGTCCAGACCGCGGTCACCCACCGGGACACCTTCGACCTGCACCCCGAGTCGGACGTGTACTGGTGCACCGCCGACGTCGGCTGGGTCACCGGGCACTCCTACGTCACCTACGCCCCGCTGGTCAACGGCGCCACCCAGGTGCTCTACGAGGGCACCCCGGACTTCCCGCACAACGGGCGCTGGTGGGAGATCGTGGAGAAGTACCGGGTCTCGATCGTCTACACCGCCCCCACCGCGATCCGCACCATGATGAAGTGGGGCCGGGCCGTCCCGGACTCCTACGACCTGTCCTCGGTGCGCGTGCTGGGCTCGGTGGGCGAGCCCATCAACCCCGAGGCCTGGATGTGGTACCGCGAGGTCATCGGCGCCAATGCGGGGGCCGGGACCAGGAACGACGACGGCTCCGTCACCCCGGGTGCCCGCAAGGAGCACCCGGCCCCGATCGTCGACACGTGGTGGCAGACCGAGACGGGCGCGCACATGATCGCCCCGTTGCCGGGCGTCACCGCCACCAAGCCGGGTTCCGCCCAGGTCCCCGTGCCGGGCATCACCGTGGACGTGGTGGACGAGACGGGCGCCTCGCTCGGCAACGACTCGGCCGGCTTCCTGGTGATCCGCGACCCGTGGCCGGCCATGCTGCGCGGCATCTGGGGCGACCCGCAGCGCTACAGGGACACGTACTGGTCGCGCTTCGAGGACATGTACTTCGCCGGGGACGGCGCCCGGAAGGACGAGGACGGGGACATCTGGGTCACCGGCCGCGTGGACGACGTCATGAACGTCTCCGGGCACCGGCTGTCCACCTCGGAGATCGAGTCCGCGCTCGTCTCGCACCGGATCGTCGCGGAGTCCGCCGTGGTCGGGGCCGCCGACGCCACGACCGGCCAGGCCGTCGTCGCCTTCGTCATCCTCACCGAGGAGGCCGGCGAGGTGGACCCGGCCGAGGCCGAGCAGCAGCTCCGGGCGCACGTGGCCTCGGAGATCGGCGCGATCGCCAAGCCCAAGCACATCCTCGTGGTGCCCGAGCTGCCCAAGACCCGCTCGGGCAAGATCATGCGGCGGCTGCTCAAGGACGTGGCCGAGGGCCGTGACCCGGGCGATGCCTCGACCTTGTCCGACCCGACGATCATGCAGCAGATCGCCGAGTCCCTGCGCAAGTAG
- a CDS encoding Crp/Fnr family transcriptional regulator — MDLEVLRKAPLFTNLDDEVFTALTSELTEVELSRGASAFHEGDQGDQLYVIMSGKIKLGRTAPDGRENLLAILGPGEVFGEMALFNPAPRTASATAVSATRLAGLRHDNLRKVIQSTPEVSMQLLRALAQRLSKTNESLADLVFSDVPGRVAKALLDLADRFGRPATDGLLVAHDLTQEELAQLVGASRETVNKALAEFVQRGWIRLENRAVVVLDLQRLRQRSR, encoded by the coding sequence ATGGATCTCGAGGTACTGCGCAAGGCCCCGCTGTTCACCAACCTGGATGACGAGGTCTTCACGGCCCTCACCTCGGAGCTGACCGAGGTCGAGCTGTCCCGCGGCGCCTCGGCCTTCCACGAGGGCGACCAGGGCGACCAGCTCTACGTCATCATGTCCGGCAAGATCAAGCTGGGCCGCACCGCCCCGGACGGCCGCGAGAACCTGCTGGCCATCCTCGGCCCGGGAGAGGTCTTCGGCGAGATGGCCCTGTTCAACCCGGCGCCCCGCACCGCCTCGGCGACCGCCGTGTCCGCGACCCGCCTGGCCGGCCTGCGCCACGACAACCTGCGCAAGGTCATCCAGTCCACCCCCGAGGTCTCCATGCAGCTGCTCCGGGCCCTCGCCCAGCGGCTGTCCAAGACCAACGAGTCCCTCGCCGACCTCGTCTTCTCCGACGTCCCGGGCCGCGTCGCCAAGGCCCTGCTGGACCTCGCGGACCGCTTCGGCCGGCCGGCCACCGACGGCCTGCTCGTGGCCCACGACCTGACCCAGGAGGAGCTGGCCCAGCTCGTCGGCGCCTCCCGCGAGACGGTGAACAAGGCCCTGGCCGAGTTCGTGCAGCGCGGCTGGATCCGCCTGGAGAACCGCGCCGTCGTGGTGCTGGACCTGCAGCGGCTGCGCCAGCGCTCCCGCTGA
- a CDS encoding metallophosphoesterase: protein MLRTTAAAVGTLAAAGAGALAWGSLVEARNFTVRTERLPVLPAGGLPFRILHLSDIHLDPRQEDKLEWLSTLSRYQPDLVVDTGDNIASAAAIEPLLEALGPLLDVPGLFVPGSNDYYGPTFANPLRYLAGPSRQDPDRQRLPSARLFDAFATRGWTDLTNRGASTVVHRIRLDAAGTDDPHLGRDDWPGFPGGSATTGRALRLGVTHAPYRRVLDAMVDDGADVIFAGHTHGGQVCVPGVGALVTNCDLPTRQASGLSEWTHRGRTVPLEVSAGIGTSPTAPVRFACRPEAVVLDVVAP from the coding sequence ATGCTGCGCACGACCGCCGCCGCGGTGGGGACCCTGGCCGCCGCCGGCGCCGGGGCCCTGGCCTGGGGCTCCCTCGTGGAGGCCCGCAACTTCACCGTCCGCACCGAGCGACTGCCCGTCCTGCCGGCCGGCGGGCTGCCGTTCCGGATCCTGCACCTGTCCGACATCCACCTGGACCCCCGCCAGGAGGACAAGCTCGAGTGGCTCTCCACGCTCTCCCGGTACCAGCCGGACCTCGTGGTGGACACCGGGGACAACATCGCCTCCGCCGCCGCGATCGAGCCGCTGCTGGAGGCCCTCGGTCCCCTGCTCGACGTGCCCGGGCTGTTCGTCCCGGGCTCCAACGACTACTACGGGCCGACCTTCGCCAACCCCCTGCGCTACCTCGCCGGGCCCTCCCGGCAGGACCCCGACCGGCAGCGCCTGCCCTCGGCGAGGCTGTTCGACGCCTTCGCCACGCGCGGCTGGACGGACCTGACGAACCGCGGGGCGAGCACCGTGGTGCACCGGATCCGCCTCGACGCGGCCGGCACGGACGACCCGCACCTGGGCCGGGACGACTGGCCCGGCTTCCCCGGCGGCAGCGCGACGACGGGCCGGGCCCTGCGCCTCGGCGTGACCCACGCGCCCTACCGGCGGGTCCTGGACGCCATGGTGGACGACGGCGCGGACGTCATCTTCGCCGGCCACACCCACGGCGGCCAGGTGTGCGTGCCCGGGGTGGGCGCACTCGTGACCAACTGCGACCTGCCGACGCGCCAGGCCTCGGGGCTGAGTGAGTGGACCCACCGGGGCCGCACCGTCCCGCTCGAGGTGTCCGCCGGCATCGGCACGTCCCCCACGGCGCCCGTGCGCTTCGCGTGCCGCCCGGAGGCCGTGGTGCTGGACGTCGTCGCCCCCTGA
- a CDS encoding sodium-dependent transporter, giving the protein MSTNTASPQRTSREQWGGRWAFIFAAIGSAVGLGNIWRFPYVAYENGGGAFIVPYLVALLTAGIPLLFFDYAIGHRFKGSPPLAFRRLTRWTESIGWWQVLICFVIGVYYAAIIAWAAMYTFFSVTKAWGDDPEAFFFGDYLQVAEDVTPNLEFVPGVFWPMLATWVILLVILGAGVQKGIARASLVGIPVLVVMFVVLVIVALTLPGALQGLDALFTPNWSVLTDPSVWIAAYGQIFFSLSVGFGIMITYSSYLKRRTNLTGSGLMVGFSNSSFEILAGIGVFAALGFMAQANGVAVADVVSNGIGLAFVAFPTIISQAPLGALIGVLFFASLVFAGFTSLISILEVVVSAVKDKLGWSRWTTVIVVVGISGALSLLLFSTTSGINLLDVTDAFANNFGIVGAALVAVIVVSWLLRRLGGMVDHLNAVSSFRVGTVYKVLVAVVMPIVLAYMFIADVVKKATEGYGGLPAWFVGTFGWGMSIALIVLAIVLALLPWAPNSALHREYNENLEPAPVDAHEGLGVAWEGVGERHPHGAHTARPRTDDPQRGA; this is encoded by the coding sequence GTGTCAACCAATACCGCATCACCCCAGAGGACGAGCCGCGAGCAATGGGGCGGCCGCTGGGCCTTCATCTTCGCCGCGATCGGCTCCGCCGTCGGGCTCGGGAACATCTGGCGCTTCCCGTACGTGGCCTACGAGAACGGCGGCGGCGCCTTCATCGTCCCCTACCTCGTCGCGCTGCTCACCGCGGGCATCCCGCTGCTGTTCTTCGACTACGCGATCGGCCACCGCTTCAAGGGCTCGCCGCCCCTGGCGTTCCGCCGGCTGACCCGGTGGACCGAGTCCATCGGCTGGTGGCAGGTCCTGATCTGCTTCGTCATCGGCGTCTACTACGCGGCGATCATCGCCTGGGCGGCCATGTACACCTTCTTCTCCGTGACCAAGGCCTGGGGGGACGACCCGGAGGCCTTCTTCTTCGGCGACTACCTCCAGGTGGCCGAGGACGTCACGCCCAACCTCGAGTTCGTGCCCGGGGTGTTCTGGCCGATGCTGGCCACGTGGGTGATCCTGCTGGTCATCCTCGGCGCCGGCGTGCAGAAGGGCATCGCGCGGGCCTCGCTCGTCGGCATCCCGGTACTCGTGGTCATGTTCGTCGTCCTGGTCATCGTGGCCCTGACCCTGCCGGGCGCCCTGCAGGGCCTGGACGCCCTGTTCACCCCGAACTGGTCGGTGCTGACCGACCCCTCGGTGTGGATCGCCGCCTACGGGCAGATCTTCTTCTCGCTGTCCGTGGGCTTCGGCATCATGATCACCTACTCCTCGTACCTCAAGCGCCGCACGAACCTCACGGGGTCCGGCCTCATGGTCGGCTTCTCGAACTCCAGCTTCGAGATCCTCGCCGGCATCGGCGTCTTCGCGGCCCTCGGCTTCATGGCCCAGGCCAACGGGGTGGCCGTGGCGGACGTCGTGAGCAACGGCATCGGGCTGGCGTTCGTGGCCTTCCCGACGATCATCTCCCAGGCCCCGCTCGGCGCGCTGATCGGCGTGCTGTTCTTCGCCTCCCTGGTCTTCGCCGGCTTCACGTCCCTGATCTCCATCCTCGAGGTCGTCGTCTCGGCCGTGAAGGACAAGCTCGGCTGGAGCCGGTGGACCACGGTGATCGTCGTCGTCGGGATCTCCGGAGCCCTGTCCCTGCTGCTGTTCAGCACCACCTCGGGCATCAACCTGCTGGACGTGACGGACGCCTTCGCCAACAACTTCGGCATCGTGGGCGCCGCGCTCGTGGCCGTCATCGTGGTCTCGTGGCTGCTGCGCCGGCTCGGCGGGATGGTGGACCACCTCAACGCGGTCTCCTCGTTCCGGGTGGGCACCGTCTACAAGGTGCTCGTCGCCGTGGTCATGCCGATCGTCCTGGCGTACATGTTCATCGCGGACGTGGTGAAGAAGGCCACCGAGGGCTACGGCGGGCTGCCGGCCTGGTTCGTGGGCACCTTCGGCTGGGGCATGTCGATCGCGCTGATCGTGCTCGCCATCGTCCTGGCGCTGCTGCCGTGGGCGCCGAACTCGGCGCTGCACCGGGAGTACAACGAGAACCTCGAGCCCGCCCCCGTGGACGCGCACGAGGGCCTCGGCGTCGCGTGGGAGGGCGTGGGGGAGCGACACCCCCACGGCGCCCACACCGCCCGTCCCCGCACCGACGACCCCCAGAGAGGAGCCTGA
- a CDS encoding MarP family serine protease produces MVLGLAWLDWALVVVLLLALLGGYRRGFWVTLGTVSGLVAGAAAAFFSIPLVSEWVPDPAWRILAIIAAALVLVLAGQAIGAGIGRAIRLRMALPVLRTVDRAAGAVVNTAVAAALVSLVAFSASSMGIPPVTSAISESRVITAINRLAPDAAKSLVARVRSEVAGSDVVPVLEEPVVREVPTAEPSAPEPGDRIEEARAAVVRISGTAYACGQNQTGSGFAVAPDRVVTNAHVVSGLAEPAVEDSRGTVYAGRVVHFDVARDLAVIAVDGAELPTVPSGADLADGEAGYIMGYPSGGPFSMDPAEVQARGAVTVENIYGGEPGLLDIYQLNADVQLGNSGGPLLDETGTVAGVVFARAPGDVKVGFAVTGDEAGEVLTGAGEMEDTVSTGQCVQGG; encoded by the coding sequence GTGGTACTGGGACTGGCCTGGCTGGACTGGGCGCTCGTCGTCGTCCTGCTGCTGGCCCTGCTGGGCGGCTACCGCCGCGGCTTCTGGGTCACCCTCGGCACGGTGTCCGGGCTCGTGGCCGGGGCCGCCGCCGCGTTCTTCTCCATCCCCCTCGTCTCGGAGTGGGTCCCGGACCCCGCCTGGCGCATCCTGGCGATCATCGCCGCGGCCCTCGTGCTGGTGTTGGCCGGCCAGGCCATCGGCGCCGGCATCGGCCGCGCCATCCGGCTGCGGATGGCCCTGCCGGTCCTGCGCACCGTGGACCGGGCCGCCGGTGCCGTGGTCAACACCGCGGTGGCCGCGGCCCTCGTCTCGCTCGTGGCCTTCTCCGCCTCTTCGATGGGCATCCCGCCGGTGACCTCGGCGATCTCCGAGTCCCGGGTCATCACGGCGATCAACCGCCTCGCCCCGGACGCCGCGAAGTCGCTCGTGGCGCGCGTGCGCTCCGAGGTGGCCGGCTCGGACGTGGTGCCCGTGCTCGAGGAGCCGGTGGTGCGCGAGGTGCCCACCGCCGAGCCCTCGGCGCCCGAGCCGGGGGACCGGATCGAGGAGGCTCGGGCGGCGGTGGTGCGCATCAGCGGCACCGCCTACGCGTGCGGGCAGAACCAGACCGGCTCCGGGTTCGCCGTGGCTCCCGACCGGGTGGTGACGAACGCGCACGTGGTCTCGGGCCTGGCGGAGCCCGCCGTGGAGGACTCCCGGGGCACCGTCTACGCCGGCCGGGTGGTGCACTTCGACGTCGCGCGCGACCTGGCGGTGATCGCGGTGGACGGGGCGGAGCTGCCCACGGTGCCGAGCGGGGCGGACCTGGCCGACGGGGAGGCCGGCTACATCATGGGCTATCCCTCCGGGGGACCGTTCTCGATGGACCCGGCGGAGGTCCAGGCCCGCGGCGCCGTGACGGTGGAGAACATCTACGGGGGCGAGCCGGGCCTGCTGGACATCTACCAGCTCAACGCGGACGTCCAGCTGGGCAACTCCGGCGGCCCGCTGCTGGACGAGACCGGCACGGTGGCCGGCGTCGTCTTCGCCCGCGCCCCGGGGGACGTCAAGGTCGGCTTCGCCGTCACGGGGGACGAGGCCGGGGAGGTCCTCACGGGGGCGGGGGAGATGGAGGACACCGTCTCCACCGGCCAGTGCGTGCAGGGCGGCTGA
- a CDS encoding methionine/alanine import family NSS transporter small subunit, translating into MSGIAILFLVIAIVVVWGGMVASLVHLMRNPDHLSGDEGIAPGPTT; encoded by the coding sequence ATGAGCGGCATCGCGATCCTGTTCCTGGTCATCGCCATCGTGGTGGTGTGGGGCGGCATGGTGGCCTCCCTGGTCCACCTGATGCGCAACCCCGACCACCTCTCGGGTGACGAGGGCATCGCCCCCGGCCCGACCACCTGA
- a CDS encoding RidA family protein: MTGVVEARLAELGLELPPVAAPVAAYVPAVVQGELVHTSGQLPFQGGQLPATGKVGAGVDPDRAAELAAVCAVNALAAVKSVIGDLDRVEQVVKVVGFVASDPAFTGQPQVVNGASELLGKVFGEAGAHARSAVGVAVLPLDAPVEVEITVRFR; the protein is encoded by the coding sequence GTGACCGGCGTCGTCGAGGCCCGCCTGGCGGAGCTGGGCCTGGAGCTGCCCCCGGTGGCCGCCCCCGTGGCCGCCTACGTGCCGGCCGTGGTCCAGGGCGAGCTCGTCCACACCTCCGGCCAGCTGCCGTTCCAGGGCGGCCAGCTGCCGGCCACGGGCAAGGTGGGCGCCGGCGTGGACCCGGACCGGGCCGCCGAGCTGGCCGCCGTGTGCGCCGTCAATGCGCTGGCCGCCGTGAAGTCCGTGATCGGGGACCTGGACCGCGTGGAGCAGGTCGTCAAGGTCGTCGGCTTCGTCGCCTCCGATCCGGCGTTCACCGGGCAGCCCCAGGTCGTCAACGGCGCCTCGGAGCTGCTGGGCAAGGTCTTCGGCGAGGCCGGCGCCCACGCGCGCTCCGCCGTCGGGGTGGCCGTGCTCCCGCTCGACGCGCCGGTCGAGGTCGAGATCACCGTCCGCTTCCGCTGA
- a CDS encoding transglycosylase domain-containing protein, whose translation MAKRTSPFFDTATTLGKIVAFLGVSALCGVLAAGLLLPAAAMGGATATAGGDMLEQLPAELKEEPLSVPSRILDKDGTVLATFYAENRVPVTLDKISKNMQDAIIAIEDERFYQHGGVDARGLTRALVNNATSSSTQGASTITQQYVNNVLVNAQYLNNERTTISGTKNVADKLREMKLAVAVEKEMSKDEILEGYLNIVLFSGRVYGVEAASRYFFDKAAADLTIPESAMLAGMVQSPNGYNPVNNPEGATQRRNTVLAAMLRTGKITQAQHDEAVATDLGLDVTPLASGCMSAAYGNYFCDYVQRAVLDNEAFGPDVESRQRLLDRGGLQIRTTLDSTLQKQAEKTVLEHVPNDESDGVGASLVTVEPGTGNVRAMAQNTRYDTAEGQGQTTLNFNVDKPMGGGNGFQAGSTLKPFVFLTWIESGHSMVDTLDAKNNKYPQWTEFKASCEEDGDVHIPDENGWTVRNAIRDMTKPMRADYGLYWSINTATVAATYLMDLCAITDMTNRVGIHRADNGNGIDPGQPSFVLGSEEVSPMTMASAYATLADDGNYCEPRVLAEVTDTRGNSYQVPPVACEKVADTQQVAELNNTLKAIASERIAKDIPFPIAGKTGTNNTSSSTWFIGSTTGLTTASWVGNYKGLGSLEGRTIGGVEFEDVWGSIIAGPMWADYMGTVAGRYETAEFTPFDGPESDPRTEGEREGGTTVKLDEPRPGPQPYHDDSTVVSTE comes from the coding sequence ATGGCCAAGCGCACGTCCCCCTTCTTCGACACTGCCACGACACTGGGCAAGATCGTCGCCTTCCTGGGCGTCAGCGCCCTGTGCGGCGTGCTCGCGGCGGGGCTGCTGCTGCCCGCCGCCGCGATGGGCGGGGCCACGGCCACCGCCGGCGGGGACATGCTCGAGCAGCTGCCCGCCGAGCTCAAGGAGGAGCCGCTCTCGGTGCCCTCCCGGATCCTGGACAAGGACGGCACCGTCCTGGCCACGTTCTACGCCGAGAACCGCGTGCCGGTCACGCTGGACAAGATCTCGAAGAACATGCAGGACGCGATCATCGCGATCGAGGACGAGCGGTTCTACCAGCACGGCGGCGTGGACGCGCGCGGCCTGACCCGCGCTCTCGTCAACAACGCCACCTCCTCCTCCACGCAGGGCGCCTCCACGATCACCCAGCAGTACGTCAACAACGTGCTGGTCAACGCGCAGTACCTCAACAACGAGCGCACCACGATCTCCGGCACCAAGAACGTGGCGGACAAGCTGCGCGAGATGAAGCTGGCCGTGGCCGTGGAGAAGGAGATGTCCAAGGACGAGATCCTCGAGGGCTACCTCAACATCGTCCTGTTCTCCGGTCGCGTGTACGGCGTCGAGGCCGCCTCGCGCTACTTCTTCGACAAGGCCGCGGCGGACCTGACCATCCCCGAGTCGGCCATGCTCGCCGGCATGGTGCAGTCCCCCAACGGCTACAACCCGGTGAACAACCCCGAGGGGGCCACCCAGCGGCGCAACACGGTGCTGGCGGCCATGCTGCGCACCGGCAAGATCACCCAGGCCCAGCACGACGAGGCCGTGGCCACGGACCTGGGCCTGGACGTCACCCCGCTGGCCTCGGGCTGCATGTCCGCGGCCTACGGCAACTACTTCTGCGACTACGTCCAGCGCGCGGTCCTGGACAACGAGGCCTTCGGCCCGGACGTGGAGTCCCGCCAGCGCCTGCTGGACCGCGGCGGCCTGCAGATCCGCACCACGCTGGACTCCACCCTGCAGAAGCAGGCCGAGAAGACCGTCCTGGAGCACGTGCCGAACGACGAGTCCGACGGCGTGGGGGCCTCCCTGGTGACGGTCGAGCCGGGCACCGGCAATGTCCGCGCCATGGCCCAGAACACCCGCTACGACACCGCCGAGGGCCAGGGCCAGACGACCCTGAACTTCAACGTGGACAAGCCGATGGGCGGCGGCAACGGCTTCCAGGCCGGCTCGACCCTCAAGCCGTTCGTCTTCCTCACCTGGATCGAGTCCGGCCACTCGATGGTGGACACCCTGGACGCGAAGAACAACAAGTACCCCCAGTGGACCGAGTTCAAGGCCTCCTGCGAGGAGGACGGCGACGTGCACATCCCGGACGAGAACGGCTGGACCGTGCGCAACGCCATCCGGGACATGACCAAGCCGATGCGGGCGGACTACGGCCTGTACTGGTCGATCAACACCGCCACCGTGGCCGCCACCTACCTGATGGACCTGTGCGCCATCACGGACATGACCAACCGCGTGGGGATCCACCGGGCGGACAACGGCAACGGGATCGACCCCGGCCAGCCCTCCTTCGTGCTGGGCTCCGAGGAGGTCTCCCCGATGACCATGGCCTCGGCCTACGCCACGCTCGCGGACGACGGCAACTACTGCGAGCCGCGCGTGCTCGCCGAGGTCACGGACACCCGCGGCAACTCCTACCAGGTGCCCCCGGTGGCCTGCGAGAAGGTGGCGGACACCCAACAGGTCGCGGAGCTGAACAACACCCTGAAGGCGATCGCCTCCGAGCGCATCGCCAAGGACATCCCCTTCCCCATCGCGGGCAAGACCGGAACGAACAACACCTCCTCGTCCACGTGGTTCATCGGCTCCACCACGGGCCTGACCACGGCCTCGTGGGTCGGCAACTACAAGGGCCTGGGCAGCCTCGAGGGCCGCACCATCGGCGGCGTGGAGTTCGAGGACGTGTGGGGTTCGATCATCGCCGGGCCGATGTGGGCGGACTACATGGGCACCGTGGCCGGCCGCTACGAGACCGCCGAGTTCACGCCGTTCGACGGCCCGGAGTCCGACCCGCGCACCGAGGGCGAGCGCGAGGGCGGCACGACCGTGAAGCTCGACGAGCCGCGGCCGGGGCCGCAGCCGTACCACGACGACTCGACCGTGGTGTCCACGGAGTGA